The Ctenopharyngodon idella isolate HZGC_01 chromosome 19, HZGC01, whole genome shotgun sequence genomic sequence ATGGCAATATTTCCCAGCTCACTGACAGAAGAAGAGGAAGCATTGCAGAAGAAATATGCCAAATTAaagaaaaaggtaaaaaaaaactatacttaCGGTTCTTAATATATAAgtcacatgtatttatttatcgcTTTATACAATTCaaactgtttcaaagcagcctcacagtaaaaaaaacaacaacagaaagacaGTGTTGTATTTATGTTTCAAAATTCATCAGTCATAAAtgaatttcagctgtaaagcagctcttcAGAAGTCAATAGTGTCATTTTTCATCTCAAGTCTGTtgattcaatgttgattcaacaAAATACTAtgcatatatgtaatatataaactATCCATTTGACATGTTGTATTGTCTATGTTCACTTATGTAGAAAAAGGCCTTAATGGCTCTGAAGAAACAGAGCTCCACCAATCAGACAAGTCAGACAGGACTAAAGCGCAGTAAGTCAATCAGTGGATCTCTGAAATTTCTAGATGTTCCTGAAAGAAGTTTGCATGAAATCGGTGCTCTATGAATGATCTCTCTATCACTGTCTCTGTTAAGCTTTGTCAGATCAGCCGGTGGTGGACACAGCGACAGCAACAGAGCAAGCGAAAATGCTGATCAAGTCCGGAGCGATCAGCGCCATCAAATCAGAGAACAAGAACTCGGGCTTCAAGCGCTCTAGAACACTTGAGGGTAAACTGAAAGTAAGAGACATTTTTCACCTCATTAATGTCAAGTCaacataaattttatttttcatacatAGCTAATTATGGAGTTTCTTTGTTTTCCAGGATCCCGAGAAAGGTCCTGCCCCAGCATTCCTGCCATTTCAAAGGAGCGTCTCTACAGATGAGGAACCTCCTGATGTAATGTTGTTTTACACTGTAGAAATGATCCACTCACGGCTGTAAATTTCAGTGATTTATTAGCCACAGCATCAAGCAGAACCCCCTTAACCGTGGTAAAATGACCACAACACACGTCCTTATGTGGCTTACAGATTTAATATAGTGGTGGCAACAGCAatatgtgtatgtttgtgtctgtatataaacataaatacacatatgtatttttttaactgACTGATTTAACAGCATGAGTAgcctgttatatatatatatatatatatatatatatatataataggcTACTCAATTAGCCTATTAAATTTGTTATATTTGTCAACAAGTCTGTAGAGTATAACAAATGGATGTGTCAGTAGACTTGACTTTACATGTTGTTTCTTCTTGCTCTAGTCTGCTAAACGAGCCCACAGGAAATCCCTATATGAGAGGTGAGACTGTCAGACTCAGTGTAAAGAATAATACTAATAACCTAAAACCTTGATAGAAAAACAGTATTGCAGTCAAATTTaaggctgtttttttctgtcccacAGTTTTGTTCCTGGAGATCGATCTCGTGATGAAGAGGGAGGAGTGAGTCGAGATCCTGAGAGGGAACGGGAAAGAGAGATGGATTGGGAGAGAGATCGAGATAGAGACCGGGACAGAGAGAGGGAGCGTGAAAGAGGCCGGGAGAGAGAACGGGATCGTGAACGTGAACGAGACAGGAGCCGGGATggagaaagggagagagatAGGGACAGAGATCGGGACAGAGATCGAGAAAGAGAACGAGACAGAGAGCGGGACGGACCCTACAGACGTAAGTGAATCTGTGCAACAGTAAGttgatttaaaataattcacttCCATTCAGGGTTTTTACATTGTGTCATTGCAATGTTTGTTATGAAATGagaatattggtaacactttagtatttgggaacaattctcactttcaagtagttgcttattagcttgcatatttgctgtttattagtacttataaagcacatattaatgcctttttctgcatgaccatattctacatcccttaatcttACCTCATACATAAACTTAAACGCTACAACAATTACCTTATTATTAAttagcagtaaattaagagtttgaggcaaagtcgtagttaatattgaatgtgttccccataccaaagtgttaccagaatATTTCATAGATGTGTGTTCTctaatagttaataataataagctttgttctgttgaaaatCTGGAAGTCTAATAATTATATTCTGTAATGTTATTCAGGGTCAGACTCGTATCCTGAGCGCAGAGGGGTACGCAAAGGAAACACGGTGTATGTATATGGCACAGGTTTAGTGGAAGACAGTTTGCGCTCGGTGTTTGCTCAGCATGGCAACATCATTGACCTTTCAATGGACTCACCACGCAAGTATGATAATTTTCTGATCCTTTTGGACATTTAAGGGAGGAACTATTGACTTGATTGTCTATAGAAAAGCTTATAGGATTGATTGGGttgaaacagaaataaattcaGCCGGGATCTGGTATATTTTGTAATATCAGACATATCACTAGGAAAGTTTTTATTATAAGTCTTTCTTCTGTAATGGTAGATTTCCAGGGGTATAcaagtacactaccattcaaaagtttgggatgaggtttttttttttttttttgaaaaaaaaaaaaaagtctcttatgctcactataaggcaacatttaaaaatacaataagaacagtaatattgtaaaatattattacaatttaaaagaactgttctctatttgaataaatatattaaaatgtaatttatttctgtaatggcaaagcagaattttcagaatcattattccagtcttcagtgtcacatgatccttcagaaatcattctaatatgctgaattgatgcttaagaaacatttcctattattatcaataatttttgtgaaaaccgacacaattttttttttacatttttaaatgaatagaaagttcaaaagaacagcatttatttgaaataggaatcttttgttacatcataaatgtctttactgtcactttttatcaatttaatacatctttgccaaataaaaaaaaaaaatatatatatatatatatatatatatatatatcttactagccccaaacttttgaacagtaatgtctAAAAAAATGTCTGGGAaaacttaacttaaaatatttaacaatttttgCCCTATGTCTCTTACCAGTTGTGCTTTTGTGACCTTTGAGAAGATGGAATCAGCAGACCAGGCTGTGGCAGAGGTCAGCAGTCCATTTTCTTTATGGGGCCACTTTCTGCACTTTTGTAGCATcgtgtttatatatttacaatgcATCTTCTCTGACCCTCAGTTCAACATGTTTTTGCCGCTGTTGTTTTTAAGACTTCCATATATAAATAACCTCAGTTATGACAGGCTAATCACTTCACATGTAGTCATTCACTTCGCATGTGTTCAATAGGACTAGTCGTGATCCATGCTTGTCTTGGTAATCCATACTTGATTCTATATATTGTCGCATACAAGGCCATAGCAGAAGAATACTGTGTCTATGCAAATTGCGTCTTttatgttttagtaattttttatgtgcttttgtcattttatttttttatatttctattaagctttaatttgtttttattttaattgtaataattttcgTACATCAAGCTTTACATTAGAAGCCAACCGCACAAGTGATCTGAGCACTCACcaactacttttctggacagtCATGCAAGCTCTAATGGTCATGTGTTAATGAGCTCATGGTTGGAACATCAATATCATGATGATTTCTGATGTTTTGCAGCTTAGCATCCATAAGTAGTCTGGTGTGTGGACTGGAGTTTTGTATTGTGTATATTCGAGCATGTCAACAGTCCTGTATTAAAAAAGCACAAGGAAAATCCTGTTTTCtgtgatatgacccctttaaaggcaTTAGGatttattacaaatttatttatttatttactgaaaGAAAACCTTCTGTTTTTCCATTCTTTCTGCCTCTCAGCTGAATGGCACTACTGTGGGTGACGTCAACATCAAAGTCAGCATTGCCAGGAAGCAGCCCATGCTTGATGCCGCCACAGGGAAATCTGTCTGGGCTTCTCTTGGTAAATAAGGacatttcacaggaaaaaactgTCAAGGAGACTGAGTGTTGCACACTTGACTAACCCATTTCTATTTCTGTCTCCTCCTTTTTTCCATCCTTCACAGCTGTGCAGAACAGTGCCAAGGGCTCCTACAGAGACAAACGGAGCCAGGTCGTTTACAGCGAAGATTTCctttaaaaacagttatttagcACATGCTAAACTTATAAAGAGGTCCAGCATCAGATTGTCTACTTACGGCAGACATTTTGTTTTTCGCAGAAGTGATAAAGTAAATCTTacttttctgtcattttcttaaGTAATTATCGTGCTGTTTGAGCTTGTTTACTGCTCAGTGTCTCTGGACATTTAGCTCAGTTATGGTTTATGTCGTTGTGttcaataaatcaatcaaacTTTTGCGTCAACATGTGGGGCGACACTTTATAATCATTACCTCAGTGAAACAGCTATACAGTGCATCTAAAGGCAGAAACAATATGctgcttttcagtttttacaGGTGATCTAATCATTGTATGGGGATAGTTGTGTGTATGAATAATCAGTCCTCTGATGTGTGGAACAAGCTCCTCCCCGCAACAATCCACAACATTAGATGCTATTGATTAAATGAGCTCTGGTTTTGCCTAAAGGGAAACAGAATACAAATACAGAAGCATGCCCTATTATATAAACCCTATATAGAATTGCACAACTAGTTGGCAGGAACTGGAAAAATGGAATAGAAATGGGTTGTTTAATCTCTCCCATCCTGTTTAGGGCAGTGTTTGAGATTATCTAAATTGCGGCAAGACAGATAGCCAGAGGAATCACAGTGTACACAGTAAAGGGTGAGATTGCCAGTCTTATGCAGCAACATGGATTATGTTACAAGTATCTTCTAAACAGCTGCATGTACAAACTGTGGAGGGGGACACTATCCCAGCACTGGTAGAGAAGCATATTTGAAATTTAGAGAGAGACTACACAGTAGATTATTTGGATAAACACATGGCGGGGTTGGTGTTGAAGCGGAAGAGATTGACAACCAGGCGGTTTCAAGGTTGAAGTATCAAGATGTGTTGGATGAACCTAGGTAGGAAGAGCAGGTCGTGAACTTGATATAGCCATCAAATGTTGGTCAGCAGCCACTAGGAAGCAGAGGAAACCAATGGTGTGGACTGGATAAACTAAATACAACAtgcagtgtttctgtgactgtcaAAGTATGTGAATAGGAGGCATGCAGTGTTCCATTTCTGATTATGTGTCTGTTGCTAACCGTCTAGCTGTAATATTCTAACATTAACACTGTACATGTTTGGCACCACAATGCAGGGTTTAGGGTAATATTGAGAAAATGGTGCTAACTCTGCTTTGGAGCGGGGTTTCATAACACCTCTTCTAATTGACCTGGGTTTAAAAGCgaggttaagcgcagtgtgaaaagccttaCTGTGACTTTGTCATGCTTTTAAAGTACAGTTCATGAAAAAtttatattctgtcatcatgtactcaccctcatgtcattaagGGCACCGGcaatgtaatattaattcacAGCAAGAAAATTACAGTTTGAACAAAGCTTTTTAATAAGGCTTTCATGGATTTGGTGACATATAGACACTAAAATTACACTACagcaaaaatgacaaacacGTTTTCTTACTTTCCTTATCACGCCACAGTACtaatttatgaacattttgtttgtattaacATGTTTATCACTCTTACAAGCCAAAGATATGCTAGACCTTCCCTTGTTGTCCATTATTGTCAGCTCACTTGTAGTAAAGTGAAACAGAACTGTAGTATTTGTGCTCTTATGTAGTATAAACAggtagttcacccagaaatggaaattctgtcatttttacaaaagaaattttTAAGAATGTTAAGGTTCAAAAAATGTTGGACCTCActgattttaaatgtttggacaaataatttttttaaaaaagcacaaaggacacttttcaaaatatcttctatgttccacagaaagaaaaaaaaaagtcatacaggtttggaacaacataaggcaGGGGTCTCTAACACCACTTGAAAGCTACCAGTAGCTCGTGGGCtgatttaaagagatagttcaccaaaaaaatgaaaagcatttACTCACACCTCAAgttatttcaaacctgtatgaatttctttcttctgctgaacacaaaagaagatatttaaaaaaatgtgtaaccaaacagttgatgggccccactgacttccatagtatggaaaaaaaaatactatggaagtcactgGGGCCCATCATCAGTTTGGTTACAACTTGgtgatgagtaaatgatgacataattttcatgtttgggtgaactatccctttaaggtagcTCGCCAAGACATAGTACTTTTCATCCAATCAGAGTGAGCTAATATAGACAGGTGTCCCACCCCCTCCAATGCATATTAAgtatttatttgacatattgGCCATGAGGTTATTTATTTCTGAACATGCAGATGTAATTACAATATAAGGATAACAACcaacaatagaaaaaaaaccttgagaCGTTTGAGAGTTATGATACATTATTTAAGAAATTTTAAGTATTGTATAACATGAGTAGCTCTCAGccactttcatttttaaaaagtagttctCAAATGAAATAAGGTTGGAGACGCCTGACATAAGGGAATTATagaaaattacagaattttcttttttgggtaaACTCCCTATAAGTGAATATAAAAGCCAATTCACACTGACCAACAAGGGCATTCCTAAGATGACAGCAcgtcacttctcagacattctACTACCCAACAAACGGCAACTGAACATGCGAAAACAAGTGCCGAACAGTGCCAACACAAAAACACTGGTCGCcacttgtgtgcaaaaacaaaacaaaaataacaacttaattcaacaattttgtagaacccggaagcgctgcactgtctatacaatgtaaacagcataggagaatgacagggtagagaagaaattgttgaataaagtcattatttttgtttcatttttgcacacaaaaactattcttgtcgcttcataacattaagattgaaccactgtagtcaagtTGACTAtcttaatgatgtctttactacttttttggACCTTGATTGTGGTAAATACGTTGTCTTCTTTGGGGGATAAAacaaacctcttggatttcatcaaaaatatcttaatttgtgttccgaagatgaacgaaggtcttacgggtgtggaatgacatgaggggtacttaatgacag encodes the following:
- the nelfe gene encoding negative elongation factor E; its protein translation is MAIFPSSLTEEEEALQKKYAKLKKKKKALMALKKQSSTNQTSQTGLKRTLSDQPVVDTATATEQAKMLIKSGAISAIKSENKNSGFKRSRTLEGKLKDPEKGPAPAFLPFQRSVSTDEEPPDSAKRAHRKSLYESFVPGDRSRDEEGGVSRDPEREREREMDWERDRDRDRDRERERERGRERERDRERERDRSRDGERERDRDRDRDRDRERERDRERDGPYRRSDSYPERRGVRKGNTVYVYGTGLVEDSLRSVFAQHGNIIDLSMDSPRNCAFVTFEKMESADQAVAELNGTTVGDVNIKVSIARKQPMLDAATGKSVWASLAVQNSAKGSYRDKRSQVVYSEDFL